The following nucleotide sequence is from Enterobacteriaceae endosymbiont of Donacia provostii.
TGTCTTTCTATATCAATAATATTTATTGAAGAATTATTAATAAAAGAAGAAATATTTTGGGATATATATCCCATTTGTAAAATTAATTCTTTCATAAATTTAGAACCTGCACCAGATGCAGCTTGATAAGTAGAAATAAAAATCCAATCAATTAAATTATTTTTAAAAAGGCTACCTATAGCCATTAACATTAAACTAACAGTACAATTACAACCAACAAAAGTTTTAATACCTAAATTTAATTTTTGTTTTATATCTTTCAAATTAATAGGATCTAAGACAATTAAAGATTCTTTTAAAGTTCTTAAATTAGAAGCAGCATCGATCCAATATCCTTTCCAACCCATTTGACGTAATTTAAAATATACCTTATTTGTATATTCACTACCTTGACATGTTAAAATGATATCTAATTCATATAATTTTTTAAAATCATAAGCATTTTCTAATGTTAAAAATTTATTTTTTATACTAAAATGATTTATAGTTTCACCATATTGTGAAGTAGAAAAAAAAATAGCATTGATGTTATCAAAATCTTTTTTTTTAATCATCCTTTTTATAAGAACAGAACCAACCATTCCTCTCCAACCAATAAATCCTACAGTTTTCATTTATTGTATCCTATATATTAATTTAAATATATTTTATATATACTATATATAAAATATTGATTTTAAAATTTATTATTACATAATATTTAATTTAAAAATTTGGATAATTATTTTATATAAATAATTAAATCAAACTAATATTCCAATTAATAGGTTTTTTTTTATGTAAAATTAAATATTTATTTGT
It contains:
- the asd gene encoding aspartate-semialdehyde dehydrogenase, whose protein sequence is MKTVGFIGWRGMVGSVLIKRMIKKKDFDNINAIFFSTSQYGETINHFSIKNKFLTLENAYDFKKLYELDIILTCQGSEYTNKVYFKLRQMGWKGYWIDAASNLRTLKESLIVLDPINLKDIKQKLNLGIKTFVGCNCTVSLMLMAIGSLFKNNLIDWIFISTYQAASGAGSKFMKELILQMGYISQNISSFINNSSINIIDIERQISKYMNDPYFPKKNFHVPLINSLIPWIDKKIKNTNQTKEEWKGQFETNKILNTKKIIPIDGTCVRIPTLRSHSQSFTIKLNKNLSVNNVNNIILNSNKWVKIIPNNFDDTINYLTPSSVSGKLNIHVGRIKKLNIDKNCFSIFSVGDQLLWGASEPLRRMLKLLI